Proteins encoded together in one Variovorax paradoxus window:
- a CDS encoding SDR family NAD(P)-dependent oxidoreductase, with the protein MSNSNATFQEPSEATGIEIAIVGMAGRFPGADDVDAFWRNVQGGVESVSRFTDDELRARGVPQSLLDDPEYVKAGVKFDGVDQFDAGFFGYTPREAETLDPQQRIFLECAWASLEHAGCDTARWPGKVGVYAGEGTNLYLIRNLLPSFGLGAESGIADLLGLMNGNSGGSLCTRVAYKLDLRGPAVTVQTACSTSLVAVHTACQALLGHDCDMALAGGVWLNLLQEGGYRYQSGAILSPDGHCRAFDAKAAGTLIGSGAGVVVLKRLDDALRDRDTIHAVIKGSAANNDGAGKVGFTAPSVDGQAEVIRAAQLIAGVAADTIGYVEAHGTGTTLGDPIEMAALTQAFRADTERRGFCAIGSVKTNIGHLDAAAGVAGLIKATMALKHRVLPPSLNFEQPNPQIDFAASPFYVNTQARAWAEGRVPRRAGVSSFGIGGTNVHVVLEEAPAVAGNAARAPAWQVLPLSAKNETALAQGRAQLAAHLQAQPALALHDVAHTLQTGRRTFAWRSAVVASDTQMASQMLSSPGATFRKAPATAPEVVFLFPGSGSQHAFMGAALHSESAVFRAALDRCIDLLRTQSGIDLQPLLFPAADEEASANERLFHIEVAQPALFAVEYALAQWWLHSGVKPAVMMGHSLGEYVAACVAGVFSLEDALRIVAQRARLVQALRGGAMLSVPLAESALAPFLEMGCDLAAVNGEQLCVLAGTPEAIARAEEELRARQHSARRLHVAVAFHSRLVDPAVAALEQLIASVPRHVPRIPFISNLTGLPITAQEATSPAYWGRHLRNTVRFSEGLGHIFSKPGRAVLEVGPGETLAGLARQHPGASSAAGIWASQAHAQQTARNSQQLANAVAGLWTAGVDIDWAANQEGGQRRRVPLPTYAFQRQRYWVEPGKAVPPSSPSADADILYAPRWQRSTPPAPSEKPAERTGSTLILGDADSFTDRLARTLRERGEQVVLALRGPRFARTAPRQYTLRQTERTDHEALLREVEAEAGPVRHIHHLWSLGGGRPAPPHADALENGYFSLLALVHALDALGLSGRAPTALTIVTDGVEDVSGTEALVPSKATLLGIAKVVGQEYPSVSCRVIDVVLPAPESAAETDLARRVADEAVSAQDDFVVAYRGPHRWLKSYEPLPKQAATPRLREGGVYLITGGMGGVGLALARHLSRAWKARLVLLGRTPLPARGEWERIAASSDEPAALRRKLRQLIELETTGAQVLTVTADVTDAAQLSDALAAAHARFGTLNGVVHAVMDPGLGMIAQRTRAQVEAAFAPKVAGTRELLAALREEPLDFVLFCSSIATLAGGLGRSDYAAANAYLDALAAAHRRTSALPVFSVNWDAWRDVGSAADMDLPEGVGLDERTGVLAFERIVNGPDLPQTVVSVSPLAPRLRPLGNLLDAVEAQGAAGAAPAGDSRASHSRPALPTAYAAPEGELEEGLAALWTEALGISPVGAHDNLFELGGDSLLAIRLLSRVRKAYGVELQPADFFKAPTVAELATLIELRLIEEIEREAEASADPQPATDRITAGFLS; encoded by the coding sequence ATGTCCAACTCCAACGCTACCTTCCAGGAACCCTCCGAAGCTACAGGCATCGAGATCGCCATCGTCGGCATGGCCGGTCGCTTTCCGGGCGCCGACGATGTGGATGCTTTCTGGCGCAACGTGCAGGGCGGTGTGGAGTCGGTGTCCCGCTTCACGGACGACGAACTGCGCGCACGCGGCGTGCCGCAAAGCCTGCTGGACGATCCCGAGTACGTGAAGGCCGGCGTCAAGTTCGACGGAGTGGACCAGTTCGACGCGGGCTTCTTCGGCTACACGCCGCGCGAAGCCGAGACTCTCGATCCGCAGCAGCGCATCTTCCTGGAATGCGCCTGGGCGTCGCTCGAGCACGCAGGCTGCGACACCGCGCGCTGGCCCGGCAAGGTCGGCGTGTATGCGGGCGAGGGCACCAACCTGTACCTCATCCGCAACCTGCTTCCGTCGTTCGGCCTTGGCGCGGAGAGCGGCATTGCAGACCTGCTGGGGCTGATGAACGGCAACTCCGGCGGGTCGCTCTGCACGCGCGTGGCCTACAAGCTCGACCTGCGCGGCCCCGCGGTTACCGTGCAGACCGCCTGCTCGACATCGCTTGTCGCAGTACACACCGCGTGCCAGGCCCTGCTGGGCCACGATTGCGACATGGCCTTGGCCGGCGGCGTGTGGCTCAACCTGCTGCAGGAAGGCGGCTACCGCTATCAGTCCGGTGCCATCCTCTCGCCCGACGGCCACTGCCGCGCTTTCGACGCAAAGGCCGCGGGCACGCTCATCGGCAGCGGCGCTGGCGTGGTGGTACTCAAGCGGCTGGACGACGCGCTGCGCGACCGCGACACCATCCATGCGGTGATCAAGGGCTCGGCCGCCAACAACGACGGCGCGGGCAAGGTGGGCTTTACAGCGCCCAGCGTGGACGGGCAGGCCGAAGTCATTCGCGCGGCCCAGCTTATCGCCGGTGTGGCGGCAGACACCATCGGCTATGTGGAAGCGCACGGCACTGGCACCACGCTGGGCGACCCGATCGAGATGGCCGCACTGACCCAGGCGTTTCGCGCCGATACCGAGCGGCGCGGCTTCTGCGCCATAGGCTCGGTAAAGACCAACATCGGCCATCTCGACGCAGCCGCCGGCGTGGCAGGGCTCATCAAGGCGACGATGGCGCTCAAGCACCGCGTGCTGCCGCCGAGCCTCAATTTCGAGCAGCCGAATCCGCAGATCGATTTCGCGGCGAGCCCGTTCTACGTGAACACCCAAGCGCGCGCCTGGGCCGAGGGCCGTGTGCCGCGCCGTGCCGGCGTGAGCTCCTTCGGCATCGGCGGCACCAACGTGCATGTCGTGCTCGAAGAAGCGCCGGCCGTCGCAGGGAATGCGGCAAGGGCGCCGGCCTGGCAGGTTCTGCCCCTGTCGGCAAAAAATGAAACGGCATTGGCGCAAGGCCGAGCGCAACTCGCGGCGCACCTGCAGGCACAGCCCGCACTGGCCCTGCACGACGTGGCGCACACCCTGCAAACCGGGCGCCGCACCTTCGCATGGCGCAGCGCCGTGGTCGCAAGCGATACGCAGATGGCTTCGCAAATGCTGTCTTCGCCAGGCGCCACGTTCCGCAAGGCACCGGCCACCGCGCCCGAGGTGGTGTTTCTCTTTCCGGGCAGCGGCAGCCAGCATGCCTTCATGGGCGCTGCGCTCCACAGCGAAAGCGCCGTGTTCCGCGCGGCACTCGATCGCTGCATCGACTTGCTGCGCACGCAGAGCGGCATCGACCTGCAGCCGCTGCTTTTCCCGGCAGCGGATGAAGAAGCATCGGCGAACGAGCGCCTGTTCCACATCGAGGTCGCGCAGCCAGCGCTTTTCGCCGTCGAATATGCACTGGCCCAATGGTGGCTGCACAGCGGCGTGAAGCCCGCCGTGATGATGGGGCACAGCCTTGGCGAATACGTCGCAGCCTGCGTGGCCGGCGTGTTCTCGCTGGAAGACGCGCTGCGCATCGTCGCGCAGCGTGCGCGCCTTGTGCAGGCGCTGCGGGGCGGTGCCATGCTCTCGGTGCCGCTGGCCGAATCCGCGCTCGCGCCGTTCCTCGAGATGGGGTGCGACCTTGCGGCGGTGAACGGAGAACAACTCTGCGTGCTGGCCGGCACGCCCGAAGCCATTGCACGGGCTGAAGAAGAACTGCGCGCGCGCCAGCATTCGGCGCGCCGCTTGCACGTTGCCGTGGCGTTCCATTCGCGGCTCGTCGATCCGGCGGTTGCCGCACTGGAACAGCTGATTGCATCGGTGCCGCGCCATGTGCCGCGCATTCCATTCATCTCGAACCTCACCGGCCTGCCGATCACCGCGCAAGAGGCCACCAGCCCCGCATACTGGGGCAGGCATCTGCGCAACACGGTTCGCTTTTCCGAAGGCCTGGGCCACATCTTCAGCAAGCCCGGACGTGCCGTACTCGAAGTCGGCCCCGGCGAAACGCTGGCCGGGCTCGCCCGCCAGCATCCGGGTGCCAGCTCGGCCGCGGGCATCTGGGCCAGCCAGGCTCATGCGCAGCAGACCGCGCGCAACAGCCAGCAATTGGCAAATGCGGTTGCGGGCCTGTGGACGGCCGGAGTCGACATCGACTGGGCTGCGAACCAGGAGGGCGGCCAACGCCGCCGCGTGCCGCTGCCGACCTATGCCTTCCAGCGCCAGCGCTACTGGGTGGAGCCGGGCAAGGCCGTACCGCCTTCTTCGCCAAGCGCAGATGCCGATATTCTTTACGCACCCCGCTGGCAGCGAAGCACACCGCCAGCGCCCTCCGAAAAACCTGCGGAGCGAACAGGCAGCACGCTGATCCTGGGCGATGCCGACAGCTTCACCGACCGGCTCGCACGCACGCTGCGCGAGCGCGGCGAACAGGTGGTGCTGGCACTGCGAGGCCCGCGCTTCGCGCGCACCGCGCCGCGGCAATACACCCTGCGGCAAACCGAGCGCACCGACCACGAAGCGCTGCTGCGCGAGGTGGAAGCCGAGGCAGGCCCGGTGCGGCACATCCATCATCTGTGGAGCCTTGGCGGCGGCCGGCCCGCGCCGCCGCATGCGGACGCTTTGGAGAACGGCTACTTCAGCCTGCTGGCACTCGTGCATGCGCTCGACGCACTGGGCTTGTCCGGCCGCGCTCCGACGGCGCTGACCATCGTCACCGATGGCGTCGAGGACGTTTCCGGCACCGAGGCGCTGGTGCCCTCGAAGGCAACCCTGCTGGGCATCGCCAAGGTCGTGGGCCAGGAATATCCGTCGGTCTCATGTCGCGTGATCGACGTGGTGTTGCCCGCACCGGAAAGCGCGGCTGAAACCGATTTGGCGCGCCGCGTCGCCGACGAGGCGGTGTCTGCGCAAGACGATTTCGTGGTGGCCTATCGCGGGCCACACCGCTGGCTCAAGAGCTACGAGCCGTTGCCCAAGCAGGCCGCCACGCCGCGCCTGCGCGAAGGCGGTGTGTACCTCATCACCGGCGGCATGGGCGGTGTAGGCCTTGCGCTCGCGCGGCACCTGAGCCGCGCATGGAAGGCACGCCTGGTGCTGCTCGGCCGCACGCCGCTGCCCGCGCGCGGCGAGTGGGAGCGTATTGCCGCATCGTCCGACGAGCCCGCTGCACTGCGGCGCAAGCTGCGGCAGCTGATCGAACTCGAAACGACCGGCGCGCAAGTGCTGACGGTCACGGCGGACGTGACCGACGCCGCGCAGCTGAGCGATGCACTCGCGGCGGCGCATGCGCGCTTCGGCACCCTAAACGGAGTGGTTCACGCGGTGATGGACCCGGGGCTCGGCATGATCGCCCAGCGCACCCGCGCCCAGGTGGAAGCGGCGTTCGCCCCCAAGGTGGCGGGCACGCGCGAGCTGCTTGCCGCCCTGCGCGAAGAGCCGCTGGACTTCGTGCTCTTCTGTTCTTCCATTGCCACGCTCGCCGGCGGGCTGGGCCGCAGCGACTACGCGGCTGCCAATGCCTATCTCGACGCACTGGCGGCAGCGCATCGCCGCACATCGGCGCTGCCGGTGTTTTCGGTCAACTGGGATGCGTGGCGCGATGTGGGCTCAGCGGCCGACATGGACCTGCCGGAGGGCGTCGGCCTGGACGAGCGCACCGGCGTGCTCGCCTTCGAGCGCATCGTCAACGGCCCCGACCTGCCGCAGACGGTGGTGTCGGTCTCGCCGCTCGCGCCGCGCCTTCGTCCGCTGGGCAATCTGCTGGACGCGGTGGAAGCGCAGGGCGCAGCGGGTGCGGCGCCAGCGGGCGATTCGCGCGCGAGCCATTCGCGCCCCGCGCTGCCCACGGCGTACGCCGCGCCCGAAGGCGAACTGGAAGAAGGCCTGGCTGCGCTGTGGACCGAGGCACTTGGCATCTCGCCAGTGGGCGCGCACGACAACCTGTTCGAACTCGGCGGCGATTCGCTGCTGGCCATTCGACTGCTGTCCCGCGTGCGCAAGGCCTATGGCGTCGAGCTGCAGCCTGCCGATTTCTTCAAGGCGCCCACCGTGGCCGAGCTGGCCACATTGATCGAGCTGCGGCTGATCGAAGAGATCGAGCGCGAGGCCGAGGCCAGCGCAGACCCACAACCGGCAACCGATCGCATCACCGCAGGTTTTTTATCATGA
- a CDS encoding non-ribosomal peptide synthetase, producing the protein MTDMLQTATPQPKNLVAHLRTLAHTRPDDTWLTVAGTVDGEFHEEPISYGLFERRVRALAARLQQQFAKGERALIMLDNGDHYAVCMLACFYSGVIAVPVFPPESMRPQHLARLAGIAADAQARCVLTSAAISLAMNAASRFADAEIIAVDAVDAALADAWAPFDPAEGDIAFLQYTSGSTSAPKGVMVTHGNLIANHIAMTQGMGVGPEDKFVSWAPLYHDMGLIGGLLLPLFNGIPLVLTSPGYFLERPVRWLELISRHRATHSGGPDFSFRLCLERVNDARLAQLDLSSWRVAYTGAEPVRADTETEFIERFAPAGFSPNAAYPCYGLAEGTLYVTGGVRGGGMVACTFSSDALAQGVGTPAAQGTVLVGCGMAAPGHRVEIVDVETLSAAAPGKIGEIWTSGPSICLGYWGKERETRETFVERDGERWLRTGDLGFMHEGQLYVTGRIKDLIIVRGHNIYPQDIERLIEAEVDAVRKSRVAVFAVQGADGEGIGVAAEVSRSMQKLVPPQALVDALGAAVSEVFGEPLSVVLLLNPGGLPKTTSGKLQRSACRAGWQDGTADAYAVYQYGTFVRGGPGETASEAALDEVEMAVAAIWREVWKHDDDRPLGRDAHFFNRGGSSLTATQAASRISAHWQIDFPARMLFEQPRLKACAAAIRQLQAQGLRPQNAPVPVLSAERRLLPMPLSHAQERQWFLWRMDPQSAAYHVSGALRLTGALNADALRAAADDLVARHESLRTVFSAAADGNPEQWIKPAGELPMTLLDLRSLDAGERDRQLAEQIRRLKAEPFDLTQGPLLRSALIRTADETHVVAVVMHHIVSDGASMQLLIDELAAGYAAHLGTEPRRLPAPRVQYADYALWQRDWLAAGEGERQLAWWRAQLGDAHEVLDLRTDHPRRPQAGYSAARHAFELPGSLLAKLRGLADAQGATLFMVLLAGFQSLLHRYTGQQDIRIGAPIANRNRMEAEGVVGLFVNTLVLRNSIHGRLSASRVLAQAREAVLGAQANQDLPFEQLVQALQPERSLSRTPLFQVMFNHLFEDFRAFSKLPGIAAEDHALPDLAAQFDLTLEARERPEGQLSLSLIYAAELFEPDTIERMAGHYVAILQALADRPGQPVGDIELLGAPEQVRLAQWGVNTHREPQPEPVHRMIERQARTQPDATALLFADESLNFAELNRRANRLAHRLITLGVKPEVLVGIAMERSVEMVVAILGVLKAGGAYVPLDPEYPAERLAYMVQDSGIGLLLTQRSLADCVPDRRALTVLEVDAANLGGEPDSDPHVALHIENLAYVIYTSGSTGKPKGAAIRHGALHSCMVWMQDSYRLTRDDTVLHKAPFGFDVSVWELFWPMTSGARLVVANPGDQRDPSRLVELIQRHQVTTLNFVPSMLQAFLAHEGIEASTRLRHIICGGEAMPAETQKETLERLHGAGLQNLYGPTETTIHVTHWACRNDGQSQVPIGRPISHTSTHVLDASLNLVPQGVAGELYLGGISLARGYLKRPGLSAERFVADPFDSEGGGRLYRTGDLVRWNAEAQLEYLGRIDHQVKIRGLRIELGEIEAQLLAQPAVREAVVVAKEGPAGVRLVAYLAAHADHIIDTAALKERLPQVLPDYMVPRAFAVLDSLPLNANGKVDRKALPEPVFASELAYEAPQGHVAQTLAGVWSEVLKVGQVGQHDNFFDLGGHSLLLIRAHRLLEDRLQIAIPVVNLFKYPTIESLARWIEQAPAGAASSAAAATAGDDRALRQRAAMLQRRKAAERVN; encoded by the coding sequence ATGACCGATATGCTGCAAACGGCAACCCCGCAGCCGAAGAATCTTGTGGCGCACCTGCGCACGCTCGCGCATACGCGGCCGGACGACACCTGGCTGACCGTGGCCGGCACGGTGGACGGCGAGTTCCATGAAGAGCCGATCAGCTACGGCCTGTTCGAGCGCCGCGTGCGCGCACTTGCGGCGCGGCTCCAGCAGCAGTTTGCCAAGGGCGAGCGCGCACTCATCATGCTCGACAACGGCGACCATTACGCGGTGTGCATGCTGGCCTGCTTCTACAGCGGCGTGATCGCGGTGCCGGTGTTCCCGCCCGAGTCGATGCGGCCGCAGCACCTGGCGCGGCTCGCCGGCATTGCCGCCGATGCGCAGGCGCGCTGCGTGCTGACCTCGGCCGCCATCTCTCTCGCAATGAATGCGGCCAGCCGGTTCGCCGATGCGGAAATCATCGCCGTGGATGCGGTGGATGCCGCGCTGGCCGATGCATGGGCACCCTTCGATCCCGCCGAGGGCGACATTGCATTCCTGCAATACACCTCCGGCTCGACCTCTGCGCCCAAGGGCGTGATGGTGACGCACGGCAACCTGATTGCCAACCACATCGCCATGACCCAGGGCATGGGTGTGGGGCCGGAAGACAAGTTCGTCAGCTGGGCGCCGCTCTATCACGACATGGGCCTGATCGGCGGGCTGCTGCTGCCGCTTTTCAACGGCATTCCGCTGGTGCTCACTTCGCCGGGCTACTTTCTCGAACGCCCGGTGCGATGGCTCGAACTCATCTCGCGCCACCGCGCCACCCACAGCGGCGGGCCCGACTTTTCGTTTCGCCTGTGCCTGGAGCGCGTGAACGATGCGCGCCTTGCGCAACTGGACCTGTCGAGCTGGCGCGTGGCCTACACGGGTGCGGAGCCGGTGCGCGCGGACACGGAGACGGAGTTCATCGAACGCTTTGCGCCTGCAGGGTTCAGTCCGAACGCGGCCTACCCATGCTACGGACTCGCGGAGGGCACCCTTTACGTGACCGGCGGCGTGCGCGGCGGCGGCATGGTGGCATGCACCTTCTCTTCCGACGCCCTGGCGCAGGGGGTCGGCACACCGGCCGCCCAGGGCACCGTACTGGTCGGCTGCGGCATGGCCGCGCCGGGCCATCGCGTCGAAATCGTCGATGTAGAAACGCTGTCGGCAGCAGCGCCTGGAAAGATCGGCGAAATCTGGACCAGCGGCCCGAGCATCTGCCTCGGCTACTGGGGCAAGGAGCGCGAGACGCGCGAAACCTTCGTGGAGCGCGACGGCGAGCGCTGGCTGCGCACAGGAGACCTCGGCTTCATGCACGAGGGCCAGCTCTATGTGACGGGGCGGATCAAGGACCTGATCATCGTCCGCGGTCACAACATCTATCCGCAAGACATCGAGCGGCTCATAGAGGCCGAGGTCGACGCGGTGCGCAAGAGCCGCGTCGCCGTCTTTGCGGTGCAGGGCGCGGACGGCGAAGGTATTGGCGTGGCGGCCGAAGTGTCCCGCAGCATGCAGAAGCTGGTGCCGCCGCAGGCACTGGTCGATGCGCTGGGCGCCGCGGTCAGCGAAGTGTTCGGCGAACCGCTCTCCGTGGTGCTGCTGCTCAACCCGGGCGGCCTGCCCAAGACCACCAGCGGCAAGCTGCAGCGCAGCGCCTGCCGCGCGGGCTGGCAAGACGGCACGGCCGACGCCTATGCGGTCTACCAGTACGGCACCTTCGTGCGAGGCGGCCCTGGCGAGACGGCCTCCGAAGCCGCGCTCGACGAGGTCGAGATGGCGGTCGCCGCCATCTGGCGCGAGGTCTGGAAGCATGACGACGATCGCCCGCTCGGGCGCGATGCGCACTTTTTCAACCGCGGCGGGAGCTCGCTCACCGCCACGCAAGCAGCCTCGCGCATCTCGGCGCATTGGCAGATCGACTTTCCGGCCCGCATGCTGTTCGAGCAGCCGCGCTTGAAGGCGTGCGCTGCGGCCATTCGCCAACTGCAGGCACAAGGCCTTCGTCCGCAGAACGCACCGGTGCCCGTGCTCTCGGCGGAGCGCCGGCTGTTGCCGATGCCGCTCTCGCACGCACAGGAGCGCCAGTGGTTCCTTTGGCGGATGGACCCGCAAAGTGCGGCGTACCACGTGAGCGGCGCGCTTCGCCTCACGGGAGCGCTCAACGCCGATGCCTTGCGCGCCGCGGCGGACGACCTCGTCGCACGCCACGAATCGCTGCGCACGGTGTTCAGCGCCGCGGCCGACGGCAACCCGGAGCAATGGATAAAACCTGCCGGTGAGTTGCCGATGACGCTCCTCGACTTGCGCAGCCTCGATGCCGGCGAGCGCGACAGGCAACTGGCGGAACAAATACGGCGCCTCAAGGCCGAGCCCTTCGACCTGACGCAAGGCCCGCTGCTGCGCTCTGCACTGATCCGCACTGCCGACGAGACCCATGTGGTCGCAGTGGTGATGCACCACATCGTTTCCGATGGCGCCTCGATGCAGTTGCTCATCGATGAGCTGGCCGCGGGCTATGCCGCGCATCTGGGCACGGAGCCCAGGCGCTTGCCCGCGCCGCGCGTCCAGTACGCCGACTACGCACTCTGGCAGCGCGACTGGCTTGCGGCAGGCGAGGGCGAACGGCAACTGGCCTGGTGGCGCGCGCAGCTCGGCGACGCGCATGAAGTGCTGGACCTGCGCACCGACCATCCGCGCAGGCCGCAGGCCGGCTACAGCGCGGCGCGGCATGCCTTCGAACTGCCGGGCAGCCTGCTGGCCAAGCTTCGCGGCCTGGCCGACGCGCAGGGCGCCACGCTTTTCATGGTGCTGCTCGCGGGCTTCCAGTCGCTGCTGCACCGCTACACGGGGCAGCAGGACATCCGCATCGGCGCGCCGATTGCCAACCGCAACCGCATGGAAGCCGAAGGCGTGGTCGGGCTGTTCGTCAACACCCTGGTGCTGCGCAATTCCATTCACGGCCGCCTGAGCGCATCGCGCGTGCTGGCGCAGGCCCGCGAGGCCGTGCTGGGCGCGCAGGCCAACCAGGACCTGCCTTTCGAACAGCTGGTGCAGGCGCTGCAACCCGAGCGCAGCCTGAGCCGGACGCCCTTGTTCCAGGTGATGTTCAATCACCTGTTCGAGGACTTCCGCGCATTCTCGAAACTGCCCGGCATCGCGGCAGAGGACCATGCATTGCCCGATCTCGCGGCCCAGTTCGATCTCACGCTCGAAGCGCGCGAAAGGCCTGAAGGCCAGCTTTCGCTGTCGTTGATCTATGCGGCCGAACTGTTCGAGCCGGACACCATCGAGCGCATGGCCGGCCACTATGTCGCCATCCTGCAAGCGCTGGCCGACCGCCCCGGTCAGCCGGTAGGCGACATCGAACTGCTCGGTGCACCCGAGCAGGTGCGGTTGGCGCAATGGGGTGTGAACACGCACCGCGAGCCGCAACCCGAGCCCGTGCACCGCATGATCGAGCGGCAGGCGCGAACGCAGCCCGACGCCACCGCACTGCTCTTCGCCGACGAGTCGCTGAACTTCGCCGAGCTGAACCGCCGGGCCAACCGCCTCGCGCATCGGTTGATCACGCTCGGCGTCAAGCCCGAAGTGTTGGTGGGCATCGCGATGGAGCGTTCCGTCGAGATGGTGGTGGCGATCCTCGGCGTGCTCAAGGCCGGCGGCGCCTATGTGCCGCTCGATCCGGAATACCCGGCGGAACGCCTGGCCTACATGGTGCAGGACAGCGGCATCGGGCTGCTGCTCACGCAGCGCAGCCTTGCCGATTGCGTGCCCGACCGCCGCGCATTGACCGTGCTGGAAGTCGATGCTGCCAACCTCGGCGGCGAGCCCGACAGCGATCCGCACGTTGCCCTGCACATCGAGAACCTTGCCTACGTCATCTACACCTCGGGCTCCACCGGCAAGCCCAAGGGTGCGGCCATACGCCACGGCGCGCTGCACAGCTGCATGGTGTGGATGCAGGACAGCTACCGGCTGACGCGCGATGACACCGTGCTACACAAGGCGCCGTTCGGCTTCGACGTGTCGGTGTGGGAGCTGTTCTGGCCGATGACCTCCGGCGCGCGGCTGGTGGTGGCCAACCCCGGCGACCAGCGCGACCCGTCCCGGCTGGTCGAACTGATCCAGCGCCACCAGGTCACTACGCTCAACTTCGTGCCTTCGATGCTGCAGGCCTTTTTGGCGCACGAGGGCATCGAAGCCAGCACGCGCCTGCGCCACATCATTTGCGGCGGCGAGGCGATGCCGGCCGAAACGCAGAAGGAAACGCTTGAGCGGTTGCACGGCGCGGGCCTGCAAAACCTCTACGGCCCGACCGAGACCACCATCCATGTCACCCACTGGGCCTGCCGCAATGATGGCCAGAGCCAGGTACCCATCGGCCGGCCGATCAGCCACACCAGCACCCATGTGCTGGATGCCAGCCTGAACCTCGTGCCGCAGGGCGTTGCAGGCGAGCTGTACCTGGGCGGCATCAGCCTGGCCCGGGGCTACCTGAAGCGGCCCGGCCTGAGTGCGGAGCGCTTCGTGGCCGATCCCTTCGACAGCGAAGGCGGCGGAAGACTCTACCGCACCGGCGATCTCGTGCGATGGAACGCCGAAGCGCAGCTGGAGTACCTCGGCCGCATCGACCATCAGGTGAAGATCCGAGGCTTGCGCATCGAACTCGGCGAGATCGAGGCACAGCTTCTCGCGCAGCCTGCCGTGCGCGAAGCCGTGGTCGTGGCGAAGGAGGGCCCGGCCGGCGTACGCCTCGTGGCTTACCTCGCGGCGCATGCGGATCACATCATCGACACCGCCGCGCTCAAGGAGCGCCTTCCACAAGTGCTGCCCGACTACATGGTCCCGCGTGCCTTCGCCGTGCTCGACAGCCTGCCGCTCAACGCCAACGGCAAGGTCGATCGCAAGGCGCTGCCGGAGCCTGTGTTCGCCAGCGAGCTGGCCTATGAAGCACCGCAAGGCCACGTGGCGCAGACCTTGGCTGGCGTGTGGTCCGAGGTGCTGAAGGTCGGGCAGGTCGGGCAGCACGACAACTTCTTCGACCTTGGCGGCCACTCGCTGCTGTTGATTCGCGCGCATCGCCTGCTGGAAGACCGGCTGCAGATTGCAATTCCGGTTGTCAACCTTTTCAAGTACCCCACCATCGAATCGCTCGCCCGTTGGATCGAGCAGGCACCGGCCGGTGCCGCGTCGTCCGCGGCCGCTGCCACAGCTGGCGACGACAGGGCGCTGCGCCAGCGCGCCGCCATGCTTCAACGCCGCAAGGCGGCAGAGAGAGTCAACTGA
- a CDS encoding 4'-phosphopantetheinyl transferase family protein: protein MRLMPWPDPVGEGIEVHCLHFDLAAEPLAARQQLTHAERAKADRFARTADRVRFTETRAALRRLLAGRVGCEPAEVPIASGPHGKPYLDLAGSNAPLFNLSHSGAHALIVLGDAAVASAVGVDIEECKADVDAEAVASLAFTERECNELHAAADRLHALYSRWVAKEAVLKAIGVGVAEHLKSIGIHHGAEGKMALECAVPEWTNFKAVALQAPSGYAAAIAWRAKEPT from the coding sequence ATGCGGCTCATGCCCTGGCCTGATCCGGTGGGCGAGGGCATCGAGGTGCATTGCCTTCACTTCGACCTGGCCGCAGAGCCGCTGGCAGCGCGCCAGCAGCTGACGCACGCCGAACGCGCGAAGGCCGACCGGTTCGCAAGAACCGCCGATCGCGTGCGCTTCACGGAAACCCGCGCCGCGCTTCGCAGGCTGCTTGCAGGGCGCGTGGGCTGCGAGCCCGCTGAAGTGCCGATCGCATCGGGCCCGCACGGCAAGCCGTACCTCGACCTTGCTGGCAGCAACGCGCCGCTGTTCAACCTTTCGCACTCGGGTGCGCATGCGCTCATCGTGCTCGGCGACGCCGCAGTGGCGAGCGCGGTTGGCGTCGACATCGAAGAGTGCAAGGCAGACGTCGATGCAGAGGCTGTCGCGTCGTTGGCTTTTACCGAGCGCGAATGCAATGAGCTGCACGCCGCCGCAGATCGGCTGCATGCGCTCTACAGCCGCTGGGTCGCCAAGGAGGCGGTGCTGAAGGCCATTGGCGTTGGCGTGGCCGAGCACCTGAAATCCATTGGCATTCACCACGGCGCCGAAGGGAAGATGGCCCTCGAGTGCGCCGTTCCCGAATGGACAAATTTCAAAGCCGTGGCGCTCCAGGCGCCGTCCGGCTATGCAGCCGCCATTGCGTGGCGTGCAAAGGAACCGACATGA